From Saccharibacillus brassicae:
GGACGTGCATCGCCGTGGCGGGCCTCGGCTTTCTGGCCGCAGGGCTCTTCAATTCGACCTACGGGGAAAAAGCGCATCTGTTCGCGGTCGCGGCCGGTATCGGTTCGCTGTTGTTCGCCTTCTCGCTGCTGCTGTCCGCGACGCTCGATTACCAGCGCAAACGCCGGGACATTAACGAAGGCGTGTTCCGCTCTTCGCGCCTGATCGTCAATTTGACGCTGGGCTTCATGCTCGTGCTGTTCGTTCTGCTGTTCGTGCTGGCGGGATTTCTGCTGTTTGGCTGAATCGGGCGCGCAGACGCGCCGAACCTCTTGACGCTGTCCCTCTCTTGTTCCCATAATATACAAGACGATATAAATAGAACGAACGCGAAGGCAGAACCGGACGGAAGGAGGCGAAGACATGCTTGGAAAAAGCTCGCGCTTGGGCGCAAAAGCGGCGATTGCGCTGCTGTGCCTGCTGTTCGTGCTGCTGCCGGAAGTCCGGCTGCCGGGCACGGCGGTCAGCGTGCCGGAATCGGAACTTCGGCACGCGGGCTACCATCAGCAGCATCCGTACGCGCCGCCTGCCGCCCAGCCTTCGACGCCGGCGCCCGACACGGCGGCCCTGCCGCTGTTCCCTTGGCTTCCGGCGGCGCCTCTCGCGCTCGCTCCGCGCAATCCGCACACCGATTCGCGTATTCCGATCCTGCGCAGGCACCGCCTGCTGAGGCCGCTTAAGTTCAAGGGTTCGTTCCTGCCCTTTCCCCGGATGTCGAACGTAATCGAATCCGCTTCGAAAGGAGGAAAATCAAATGTCCAAAGGAACCATGCATCGCACCGAAGAGCATCACAAGCAGGAAGGTCTGCTCATGATTCGCGAACTGCGCACGATTCTGCTGTTCACGCTCGGCTCGGTAGCCGTCGTCGTCGGCCTGTCGTTTTTCCTGTAATCGACGCTGCGGCCGTTCAGGCCGCATGAAGCCATCAACCGCCAAGCCCTCGTTCGCGAGGGCTTTTTGGCGTCGTTTAACGGATATGGACAAAAAAAGAGCCCCGATGCCGAAGCACCGGGGCCAAAGTCTATGTTACAGAGGGGTTGTACCGTTAATATACCGACCCAAGCTTAAACGTACCTGATAGCAACCTGAAAATCCGATTAAAATTTGCTTGCTCTCTTTTTTTCAAAAAATGGGTTGACTCTTTATTTTATTTCATATACTATAATTAAGAAAGTTAAACTACAAAAGATATTTCAGGAGGAAACCATCCATGTCCCACGTTCTCTTCATTAAAGCAAACAACCGTCCGGCCGACCAATCGGCCACTGTCAAGCTGTACGAAAGCTTCGTGCAAAGCTACAGAGCCGCTCACCCGGATGATATCATTACCGAATTGAACCTGTTCGAAGCGGATCTTCCTTACTACGATAACGATATGATGAGCGGATTGTTCAAAGCGGCTCAAGGCATGGAAGCGACTGCGGAAGAACAGCGCCTGGCCGGTCTGGCCAACACGTATCTGGATCAATTCCTCGGCGCGGACAAAGTCATGTTCGCTTTCCCGCTCTGGAACTTCACGATTCCGGCTCAACTGCTGACTTACCTGTTCTACCTGAACCAAGCGGGCAAGACGTTCAAATACACCGCTGAAGGTCCGGTAGGTCTCGTAACCGACAAGAAAGTCGCTCTGCTGCAAGCCCGCGGCGGCGTGTACTCCGTAGAACCGATGAGCGGCATGGAAATGTCCCTCAACTACGTGAAGAACACCCTCGGCTTCTGGGGCATCCGCAATCCGGAAGTGGTCGTTCTCGAAGGACACAACCAATTCCCGGACCGCGCCGCTTCGATCATCGAAGAAGGCGTCAAGCAAGCGGCCGACCTGGCTGCCAAATTCTAAGATCGTTCTACTTCGTTCAAAAGCTCCGCTTCGGCGGGGCTTTTTTTGTATGCTCGAAAAAAGGATAACCACAAAAAACCGCTTCATTTAGGATGATGTTTTTTTTGGTATAACCACAAAAAACTGCTTCATCCAGGGTGATGTTTTTTTTGGTATAACCACAAAAAACTGCTTCACCCAGGGTGATGTTTTTTTTGGTATAACCACAAAAAAAAAGCTTCATCCCGAGGATGAAGCTTTCGCTCTATTCTATGCGATCAACATTAAGTTTGTCTATTCTTCGTGGCCGGGAACTTCCGTACTTGAAATGTCTTCAATCTCAAGCTGCTTCAACTCTCCCCATCTTCCGATCGTCAACTTACCGCCATTCAAGTCAAGCTCCGTAATCTGTCCCACAAACAGCTCGTCCGAACTGTGTACCCGAATCACGACAAAATAGCCGTTCGTAAAAATGCGCTGAAGATGTGCCTGTACCTTCATGACTTGCTGTTCTTCCAATTCCATATGGAGTCTCCTTTGTAAGGACCCACTAACGGACAGTCCGAACCGATGGAAAAGCACGGCTATCAATTGTACCCCTTTTGCAGTCTCTATACTTTACCATTGCAAGTTGCAAAAAGCAAACTTTTCGACCGCTGTTCGTTTCGTCTTCCGTGAAACGGGTATATTAATAAGTTATATATAAAGAGGTAACAAGAGAGGTCACCGGGAGGAGACGGTAAAATGGCAAGAAGCATGCGCAGACGCGGCGGCAGGCGGTCGGGAGACAATGACGGCAAATGGGCTTTTGTCGAGATACTGGTCGAAGTGCTGCTGGCTTTCCCGCGGCTGATCTTCTTGCTGTTCCGGGCTCTGCTGAACTTTTTGAATTAACGGGACCGGGGTCGATCCCGTGTCCACGCGCCAAAAAACCCGCACTCCGCCGGGAGTGCAGGTTTTTCGGTGCGCGTACGGAGTCGGCTGATCGGCTTCAAGGACGCTTCGGATCCAGGCTGCGAACTTCGAACGGAATCAACGTCTGTTCCAGCTGCGCACGATGCGCTTCGTATTGGGCGGGCAGCATCAGCTTCGTGCCCATCGTCTCCGGCGTCTCGTCATGCGCGAAGCCCGGAGGGTCGGTCGCGATCTCGAACAGGATCTCGCCGTGCTCGCGGAAATAGACGGCATTGAAGTAGTTGCGGTCCTGCACCGGCGTCACGCCGTATCCGTGATCCGCGACGTAATCCTGCCAGGCCAACTGGTCGGCGTCGTCTTCGGCCCGCCACGCGATATGATGCACCGTGCCGACGCCCATCGTGCCCCGCGCGACAGGCGTCATCTTCAAGTCGATCAGATTGCCGATGTCCGCTGTCGAGCGGTACCGGGCCAGATCGCCGTCGGTGCCGACGTACGTCAGCCCCATCACTTTTTCCAGCAGCTCGGCGGTCCTATCCGGTTGGGCCGACAGCAGCGTCGCGCCGCCGAAGCCTTTGATCGCCGTCTCCGGCGTCACGTCTCCGAACGTCCACGTGTTGGCTTCTCCGTCCGCCCGCTCCACCAGTTCCAGATGCAGGCCGTGCGGATCGTCGAATTCGAGATAACGCTCGCCGAAGCGGCTCAGCTCCGTGACCGGCACGTCGAACTTGGCCAGGCGTTCCTGCCAGAATCCGATCGAGCCGACCGGGATAACGAACGATGTGATGCCGACCTGCCCCGCTCCCACTTTGCCCCGATACGCATTGGCCCACGGGAAAAACGTCATGATCGTGCCCGGCTTGCCGCCCTCGCTGCCGAAGTAGAAATGATACGTCTCCGGATCGTCGAAGTTGACCGTTTGCTTCACCAACCGCAGTCCCAGCACGCCCGCGTAGAAATCGATATTTTCCTGAGGATGACCCACGATAGCCGTAATATGGTGAATCCCTGCCGTTTGTTTGTTCATCTGAATCCCTCCGAATATTTTATTTTAAGAATCTTTATTTAAAAGTATTTCCGTTACGTTTATAATATCTTTGATTAAAGATAATGTCAAGCCTAATCGGTATGGAAAAAAGCTCGCCCGAGCGACAGCACGGACAAGCTTCGTTTTTCACCAAAATCCGTGTTCGGTTCCTCCGGTCCCGTCCACGCGTCGCCCGCTTCCGCTCAGCCGTACAGCGCCGTATCCGCGCCGACGCGTGCTCCCGCCGCAATCTTCGCCGACGTCCAGTGGGTATCCGGCTCCGCCCAGAACGGATCGTCCGGCGCAAGTCCCAGCGGCAGAAACGCGGTCGAACACAGATACAAGCTGCCTACGCTGATATACCCTTCCGCAAGCTCCGGCTGATGTCCGTACACGCCGGGCGTCAGCCAGCCTTCCGCGTCGAACGTGCCGGGCGCGTCCAGACTGCGCCGAATAACGGCGGTGAGCGCGCAGCGCACTTGAGCCGGAGCCAAATTGTCTTCCAGAAAATGCTGCAGCGCAGCCTGTGCCAAATGCTGGAACGCCCCGCATCGATACGCAAGCGAACGCCCGATATACGGATACGTGCCGCCGGGCGCGATCATCCGCTCCAGTACGGACGCATAACGCGATGCCCGGGACCGGATCGTCTTCTCCATTTTGGCATAATCGGGCGAAAGATGCCGGAACCTCCCTACCAGATCGACCAGCATGGGCTGGATCACGAAGCTGTTGTAATAATCCCAGCGAAACTCCGGCCCGTCTCCGTACAGTCCGTCGCCCTGATACCAGTCCATATGCAGATGCAGCGCCAGATCGATCCGCATGCGGTCGTAGTCCGCGTCGCCGAGCAGATCCAGCGCCGCTTCCACCATCGCGCTGAACAGCAGCCAGTTCGTCTTGGGCGGAACGGTCCGCCGTGTGCGGCGAAGCTCCGCGATCAGCCTCGTCTTGACCTCTTCCGGCAGACTCCCCGCAAGCGCGCGCGGCGCCCGTACAAGCGCATGGGCGAGAAAAGCGGCATCGACCAGCGGCTGGCCTTCGTCCGAGAAGTTCATGTAGTCCGGCGAGTCCGGATCGGTCGCGGCGGCGATGCCCCGAAGTACCGAGTCCTGGCAGCGCGCCCTCAAGTGCTCCTCCTCGCCTTCCAGCCCTTCAAGCTCCAGCCACGGCGCCATGCCGCAGATGAGCCGCGCGAACGCTTCCAGGCACGCATAGCGGGCGCGTTCGGGATGGAAGTGTGTCGGCAGGCGCTGTCTGAGCTCGCCCTGATCCAACGCGTCCAGAATCGGATCGCCGATCGCAAGCAGCGTATCGACCCAGGCTTTGCGCGTCCCGTCCGATTTTACCATAGATGCCGATCCTGCCCCGACAGCCGAAGCACGCCTTCGATGAAGAAATAATCGCCGTAGATGATCGGAACTTCGCGCTCTTCGCTGAAATACGCCACTGTCCCGCCTCCGAGGATACCGTCCTCGCCCGGCGCCCAGTTGGCGAATTTCTGCTCCGAAGCCCGCAGCATGCGAATCGCGGCCTCGACGTACAGCCGGCGTTCATGCTCGTCCACGGCTTCGGCAAGCTCCAGCAGGCCGCAGGCCGCGCAGGCCGCCGCCGTCGTATCGTGTACGACCGGCTCCGCCGGCGCGCGGAAGTCGGCCAGCGGCACGTAACCGGTCATGGCGGCATTGGCGATAAAATAGTGCGCGATCCGCTTCGCGGCGTCCAAATATTCGCTTTTGCGCGTATGCCTGTGGCTCAACGCCATGCCGTACAGCGCCCAGGCCTGCCCGCGGCTCCACGACGAACCTTCGGCAAAGCCCTGGCCGCCCGGCTTGTCCAGTACGGTGCCGTCGACTGGATCGAGGATCACGATATGGTTCGCAGAACCGTCCGCCCGCAGCGTCGTGCGCAGCACCGTGTCGACATGCGCGATCGCGATGTCCCGGTATCTCGGGTCCTGCGTCTCTTCGCTCGCCCAATACAGCAGCGGCACGTTCATCAGGCAGTCAACGATCATCCAGCCCGCGCGGTTGTTGCCCGGCTCGTCGTTCCACGCCCGCAGAAACCGTCCCGCCGGATTGTAGCGTCCCGCGAGCACGCTGGCCGCCTGCAGTCCCCGGCTCCGGGAACGGGCGCTGCCGGTCAGCCGGTAGTTGGCGACCGCCGTGTGCAGCCACATAAAGCCTACGTCGTGGTGCAGTCCGTCGAAGCCGAGCAGCGCCTCGTCGAGCCGCTCCTCCACTTCCTCCGCCGCCGCACGGTAAGCCGTTTCTCCCGTCGCCTTGTGCATCTGCCACAGCATGCCCGGCCAGAAGCCGTTCGTCCACCAGTAGATGTCCCGAACGCCCCAGTCTTCGTAACGTCCGTTCGCCGGAATATACGGGATGCCGCTGCCGATCCGGGCGCATTCCGCCGACATTTTCACCTTCAATTTGTCCAGCGTCGAGTCCAGCCAGTCCCGGTGTTCGCCGATTGCCGCGTGCTTGTCGTTAGATGGTTGCATAGCGTTATCCTCCACTCCTTCGCCAAAAGTTGTCGGGCTGCGCCGTATAGCCGGCGTGTCCCGTCCGCTTCTTTACTATAAAATTTTGCGCGGCGGCAAAGCGATAGCCTATAATGAGCAAAAACTGATCGATTGTGCGATCGAGAGGAGCCGCTTATGCTCAAGCTCGCCAAGTGCGGATACCATTCCACCCATCCCGACGGCCTGCTGATCGACCGGCCGAACGGCTCGGGGCGCTACGTGTTCGTGCTGTTCAAAAGCCATGCGCACGTCACCGTGAACGGACGCACGGTCACCGTATCGCCGGACACGTGGATGATGTTCCGCCCGGATACGCCTTACCGGTACCGCAGCGCAGACCGTTCGTTCGTCAACGACTGGCTGCATTTTGACGGCGCGGACGTCTCGGAACTGCTGTCGGACCTTGACCTGCCGCTCGACGAACCGGTGCCCGCCGTCCATTCGGGCTCGCTGTCCCGGCTCGTGATGGAACTTCAGCGCAGCACATGGCTCGGCGGTCCGCTGCAGGAGCGGATTATCGATTCCGACCTGCGCGGCCTGCTGCTGAAGCTTGGCAATCTGCGCCGGCTGCGCCCGGGTTCGGAGCGGATGGCGCGCTATTTCGCCCAACTGTCCGAACTGCGCAGCCGGATCTACAGCACGCCGCAGCAGCGGTACACGATCGACGAACTGGCGGCGGAAGTCAATCTCAGCCGTTCCCATTTTCAGCATGTGTACAAAGAACTGTTCGGCTGCCCCGTTTCGCTCGACCTGATCGGCAGCCGACTGGAATTCGCCAAGTATTTGCTCGAAAACGACACCCAGTCGATCGGCTCCGTCTCGCTCATGTGCGGCTACGAGAACGACACCCATTTCATGCGGCAGTTCAAAAAGTTCACCGGCAAAACGCCGAGCCAATACCGCAAAAGCTGTACGGGGACGCAGGCGTTACCGCGCTGAAGGTTCCGACGCCAACACCAAAACGATGCTTCCCCCCTGTACAACTTTTTCAAATAGGCTTACTATTTCTTGGGGAAAGATTTGAAGAACCATTTGAACCGGAAAAAGGAGACTTACGACCATGCTGCAATCCGATACACTCGCAAGTTTGGGAAAAACGCTGAGAACAAGCATCGAACGCCAGGAGATCGCCGGTGCCAATCTGCTCGTACTGCAAGGCGGCCGAGAACTTTTTTACCTGGAAGACGGTCTCGCCGATCCACAGTCGGGACGCCCGATGACCCGGGACGCGATCTTCCGCCTCTATTCGATGACGAAGCCGATCACGGCGACCGCTATTATGCTGCTGGTGGAGCGCGGGGAAATCGATCTGCTTGATCCGGTGAGCCGGTATATTCCGTCTTTTGGCCGTCCGCTGATCGAGCAGGGCGACCGATTGGTTCCGCCGATCCGCGAAGTCCACGTGCACGACCTGCTGCATATGACGTCGGGGCTGGTCTACGGCGGAGAAGACCGGGCGGGGCAGCATGCGGAAGCGTTGTTCCGGGAGCTCGGCGACCGACTGCACGGCGATCGTCCGATGGGCACGCTGGAGTTCGCCGACCGGATGGGCCGGGGCCCGCTCGCGTTCGAGCCGGGTTCGGACTGGCGATACGGCACGTCGGCCGATATCCTCGGCGCGATCGTGGAGATCGTCAGCGGCATGCGGTTCGGAGAGTTTCTGCGACGGGAAATCTTCGAGCCGCTGGACATGCCCGACACGGGCTTCTGGCTGCCGGAAAGTAAACGCACACGTCTGGCGAAAACGGTTCAAGACGACGGGAACGGCGGATTGAAGACGTACGAAGGCGACCACCTCGGCGTCCTGCACCTTTTCGACCGGGAACCGGCATTCGAGTCCGGCGGAGCCGGACTGTGCTCCACGATCGACGACGCCGCCAAATTCACGACGATGCTGCTTAACGAAGGCTGCCTCGGCAGCGCCCGCCTGCTGAAGCCGAGAACCGTCCGCCAGCTCACTTCCGCAGCGCTGAGCGACCGCCAACAGGCCGGCTTCGCCGGCTGGCATTCGCTGATCGGCCACAGCTACGGCAGCCAGATGCGCGTCCTCACCCACCCCGGCCAAGCCGGCCTGCTCGGCAGCGTCGGCGAATACGGCTGGGACGGCTGGCTCGGCGCCTACTTCGCCAACAGCCCGCTCGACAAGCTGACGTTCCTGTTTATGGTGCAAAAAAGAGACTCCGGCACCCTTGCGGTAACGCGGAAATTGCGGAATTTGGTGTTTGCGGGGTTGTAGGGGGTGCGAGACTGGAGCGGAGTTGGCGGATGAACGTGTAGACGGGTGGGCGAATGTGAGTGAGTGAATGAACAGGCGCGTAGACGGAAGGACGTGGGTGAGTAGGCGTGTATGGGCGGAAGGGTACGTTTGAGTGAGTGAATGAGCTGGTGTGGGAAGGAATAGCTGCGTGAGAGCAGTTATTTCCGTGTTGGATGCCCGGTTTGAGCAGAATAACTGCGTGAGGGCAGCTATTTGCTCATGCAGGCGATTGAAAGACCATTTTCCCGCCAAATAAATGGTTCTGTGCAGTTATTTGCGATCGGGTCGGTTTTTAGCGGAAATAAGTGTAGTGGTGCACTTATTTCGGTTAGATTGGGTTGAGCTGGGCTGGGCTGGGAATGAGTTGGATCAGAGCGCAAAAGAGCGGTTTGTTTTGTTGGAGTTTTATTTGATTAGGGGAACTTTGGACAGCCTTTACTCTGGAAAGTAAGGGCTGTTTTAACTTTCGAAGAAGACCGGGATTACTTGTCAGAACGTACGCATCTTATCTCCAAACGCAAAAAAACCCTTACTACGTAAGGGTTTTTGCCATAATGGGCCCTACAGGACTCGAACCTGTGACCAACCGGTTATGAGCCGGTAGCTCTAACCAACTGAGCTAAGGGCCCTGGTTCCGGTTGCGGCCGGAAGACCGAGCCGGGACAATCTTGCTTCAATTGCGGGGGCAGGATTTGAACCTGCGACCTTCGGGTTATGAGCCCGACGAGCTACCGAGCTGCTCCACCCCGCGACATTTTCAATGTGCTATCCGTGAACAGCAACATTGAATAGTATAACCCCTGCGTACCGTCAAGTCAAGAGCTTTTTAGCATCGGTCTATACAGGCCCGTAAGTCCTTGTCCAAACTCCCGCTCGCCAAGCGCAAGCGTGCCGTCTTCGGCGAACGGACCTTTGAGCCAGCGGCGGCCTTCGTTCTCCCATTGTTCCAGTCCCTGCTTCGCCGGAAGTTCGCCGCGCAGCACGCGCTGGAACAGCTGACGGCCGGCGTCGCTGATCTGCCACAGCTGCGGATTTTCCTGTACGGCTTTCTCTTCGCGCTCGGCGATCGGCTCGGCGGGCCTCAGCTGCGTGAACGCTTCGCTCCGGTAGCCGTGACGCTCCGCTTCCTGCGCGATCGCGCTCAGCCGGCTCGGCATCCGGTACGGATCATGCAGCTCCATGCCCTGCATCCGCTCGCCGGTCACGAAGTCGATAAATGCCCAAGCCTCGGCCTGCTTCTTGCTCGAAGCGACGATCGAGAACGTATCGCCGAGCTTGACCCCGGCGCCGATCCCTTCCCGGCCGGGATGGACCGGCAGCGTCACGGTGTTCCATTTGAACGCGTCGAAGCCTTCGATCCGTTCCGCGTTGCGCGACGCCGTCTGCAAGTTCGACGCGTAGCTGCTGTCCGCGATCGTCATGGCCGTCTGTCCGCCGAGGAACAGGTCGCCGCCGAACGGATCATAGCGGTCCGGATCGGTATTCGGGCGAAGATTGAGCGGTATCGCTTCCTGCTGCGCCATATCGGCAAGCTTCGTCCAGACGTCCAGCCACTGCGGCGTATTGACGGTCATCTCGCCTTTGTCCGAATCGAACGTCGACAGCCCGAGCGGATCGGTGTACAGGCGGATCGCCCAGAGCGGATCTTCCGCGAGTGTCTGGGTAAAAGACAATCCGTACACATGCCCTTTGTCGGCATTTTCTCCGCTCGCCGCGCGGGCCAGCGCGAAGATCTCGTCCCACGTCATGCCGTCTTCCGGCGGCTTGACCCCGCTGCGCTCGAACCAGTCGGCGTTGTAGTACAGCGCGGACGACGCATACTCCGGCGCCAGCGCGTACAATTCGCCGCCGCCAAGCTCTTTGAGTCCGCCGATGACGGCCGGAGCGAAGTCCTGTTCGCTTGCGCCCGTCTGCGCCAGATAAGGCGCCAGCGGTGCGGTCCAGCCGTTACTTGCGGCCGCGCGCAGCGTCTCGGGATCGAGGATCAGCACGTCGACCGGGTCGTCGCCTTCGGTCAACTTTTTAAGCTCATCCAATGGAACTTCCGGTCGATACTGCTCCGAGTCCGGATCGAGATACCGGTAGCGAGACGTGTCGACGGCAGGCACGATCTGTATATCGAGCTCGGGGTGCATATATTCGTAAACGTCCGTGTAGGCTTCGCGATAATAGCGATCTCCGGCTTCGCCGGTCAAGATGCCGATCCGCAGCGTATCGCCGCTTCCGCGATTGCCGGCGGACTCGCCGGCAGCGCCTTCCGCATGCAGCGTCGGCTTCGGCAGGTCGTTCTCCGAAAAACAGCCCGGCAGCACAAGCAGCCCCGTAAGTAGGGTCATCATGCCCGTCCAGTACGGTCTGGTCAACCTCTTCATGATCCCTGCCCCTCTCGTTGTCTTGGTGACGTCCCGCTTGTATGAACGCCGATATCGTGGGATTGGTTACGGATATGACGGTTTATTTTGAGAACTATTCTTAGAACAAGCTTACCCCATTGCGCAGAGACCGTCCAGAGACGCCGCGCCGGGAAATCGTCAAAAGGCCGGAATTCCGATTGCGGATTCCGGCCTTGCTTAGGTTATAAGGGCATTGATCAGCGGCCGAACGCCGACGGGTCCGCGCGCCACGATTGGAGCAGCTCGACCTGGCTTTCTTGAATCGTGCCGAGCTCAAGCGCCGTCTGCATCAGCGCCGTATAGTTGGACAACGTCGCAAGCGGCACGTTCTCCTCGGCAAAAGCGGAAGTCGCGCGGTCCAGCTGATAGCTGAAAATCGCGAGTACGGCGAGCGGTTCCGCTCCGGCTTCGCGCACGGCCAGCGCCGCCTTGAGCGAACTGCCGCCGGTGGAGATCAAGTCTTCGATCACGACGACTTTCTGCCCTGCCTTGATCAGTCCTTCGATCTGATTCTGCTTGCCGTGGCCTTTCGCTTTGTCGCGAATGTATGCCATCGGCAGATTCAGCTTCTGCGCCACCCACGCCGCATGCGGAATGCCGGCCGTCGCCGTTCCGGCGATAACTTCCGCGTCCGGGTACTGCGTCCGGATCAATTCGGCGAAAGCGTCCGCGATCCGCTCGCGCACTTCCGGGTACGCCATCGTCAGGCGGTTGTCGCAGTAGATCGGGGATTGGATACCCGATGTCCATGTAAAAGGTTCGTCGGGGCTCAGGGCCACCGCGCCGATGTTCAGCAGGTCTGCCGCAATTTTCGCTTCTGTTGCCGTATGAGTCGTCATTGTGTCATCTCCTCCAATATTCGAATGATCGCTTCTCTCGGATCGGCTGCGGCGGTGATCGGCCGGCCGACGACGATATAGTCGCTGCCGCCGGCGATCGCTTCGCCCGGCGTCTTCGTGCGCGATTGATCGTCCGCCGCGCTGCCCGCAGGCCGGATACCCGGCGTTACCGTACGGAAGTGCGCGCCGCAGGCGTCCTTGATGCCCTGCGCTTCGAGCGGGCTGGCCACGACGCCGTCCAAGCCGGCGCCGGACGCAAGCTTCGCGTAGTGGATGACTGCGTCTTCGATACTGCCCGGGATGCCGATTTCTTCGTTCATCGTGCCTAGATTGGTGCTCGTCAGCTGCGTGACCGCGATCACGAGCGGCCGGCTCAGCGCCGAATCCGCCGCCAAAGCTTCTTCCACGCCCCGCATTGCGGCGGCCATCATGGTCGATCCGCCTGCGGCGTGCACGTTAAACATGTCGACGCCGAGCTTCGTGATGCTGTTCGCGCCGCCTTTGACCGTATTCGGGATGTCGTGCATTTTCAAATCGAGAAAAACCGAGTATCCCCGCTCTTTGAGCTCGCGTACGAACTGCGGTCCCGCTTGATAAAAAAGCTGCATGCCCACTTTCATATAGCAGGGAATGCCTTCCAGGCTCAGCATGAGCTGCCGCGCTGCCCGGTCGTCCGGATAATCGAGCGCGACCATGAGCCGCTGCGCCATCGGCGACGTGTGGATCGAAGTCATGGGGTTCCTCCCTTTTCCGTGTTGCGACGGTATCCGGCCCGGCGCGCAGACGACAGGCGCCCGCAAAATCTGCATGGCGCCTGTCGGTGTTCGCTGTTCCGGTTGTCGATGGTTACAGGCTCTGCGCTCCGACCGGCATAGCGCGGGACGTGAAGCTTACCGTCTCCAGCATGTCCAGCAGCGCCGCGACCGTATCGAGCGAAGTCATGCAGACCACGCCGTTCTCGACCGCTTCGCGGCGAATACGGAATCCGTC
This genomic window contains:
- the pyrF gene encoding orotidine-5'-phosphate decarboxylase — protein: MTSIHTSPMAQRLMVALDYPDDRAARQLMLSLEGIPCYMKVGMQLFYQAGPQFVRELKERGYSVFLDLKMHDIPNTVKGGANSITKLGVDMFNVHAAGGSTMMAAAMRGVEEALAADSALSRPLVIAVTQLTSTNLGTMNEEIGIPGSIEDAVIHYAKLASGAGLDGVVASPLEAQGIKDACGAHFRTVTPGIRPAGSAADDQSRTKTPGEAIAGGSDYIVVGRPITAAADPREAIIRILEEMTQ
- the pyrE gene encoding orotate phosphoribosyltransferase gives rise to the protein MTTHTATEAKIAADLLNIGAVALSPDEPFTWTSGIQSPIYCDNRLTMAYPEVRERIADAFAELIRTQYPDAEVIAGTATAGIPHAAWVAQKLNLPMAYIRDKAKGHGKQNQIEGLIKAGQKVVVIEDLISTGGSSLKAALAVREAGAEPLAVLAIFSYQLDRATSAFAEENVPLATLSNYTALMQTALELGTIQESQVELLQSWRADPSAFGR